In the Brevundimonas sp. MF30-B genome, CACGATGGCGGTCAGGTTCATCGTCCCGGCCAGCAGGATGACGTTGATGATCACCAGGCCGATCGAGACCTCGTAGGACACCATCTGCGCCGCAGAACGCAGTGAGCCCAGGAACGGGTACTTCGAGTTCGAAGCCCAGCCGCCCATGATGATGCCGTACACGCCCAGCGAGCTGATCGCGAAGATGTACAGGATGCCGACGTTCAGGTCCGAGATGACCCAGCCCGGCGCGAACGGGATCACCGCCCAGGCAATGAAGGCCAGGATGAAGGTGATCAGCGGCGCCAGGATGAACACCACCTTGTCCGCGCCGGCGGGGATGATGATCTCCTTCAGCACGAACTTGAAGAAGTCGGCGAAGGACTGCAGCAGGCCGAACGGGCCGACCACATTGGGGCCTTTGCGCATCTGCACGCCCGCCCAGATCTTGCGGTCGGCCAGCAGCAGGAAGGCCAGCGAGATCAGGATGCCGACGGTGACGAGCAGGATTCCGCCGATGGTGGCGAGCGTCCAGCCGACAGGGGTGGTCCAGAAATCCATCAGACGGCCTCGATCGCGCGCAGGATCAGGAAAATGAACAGCAGGATGCACGCTGTCTCGACGATGAAGGCGATCCGGATGATCCACACGGAACGATGCACGCCGAGATCATGGAGTTGCTGCTCGCCCCCGAACAGCGCGGCATTCAGGCGCTTGGAGTCGGCGGGATCATCAGCCTTGATGCCCATTGTCTTGGCCAAGGCGACGAACTGCATCGTCATGACAACTCCGAGAACGCAGGCGATGGCGACCGGTGCATAGAGATAGATAGGAAAACCGCCCAGCGTCATCGCCCTACTCCGCCGCCATCGCGACCGGCTGCACGCGCTGGGCGGACAGTTCGGCCATGGTCGCGCTGGCGCGCGCGATCGGGTTGGTCAGATAGGGGTCGAGCACCGGCGAGACGAAGTCGCGCTCGCCCAGTTCGCCCTTGGCGCCCAGGGCCGTCACGTCGAAGTTTCCCGCCGAGGCCAGATAGTCGACGCGCCCGAAGGTCGGGTGATCGGCCATCAGCTTGGCGCGCAGCTGGTCCAGCGTGTCGTACGGCAGGGTCTGGCCCACGCGCTCCGACAGGGCGCGGATAATGGCCCAGTCTTCCTTGGCCTCGCCCTTGGGGAAGACGACCCGATCGGCCATCTGCACCCGGCCCTCGGTGTTGACGTACAGGCCCGGCTTTTCGGTATAGGCCGCGCCCGGCAGGATGACGTCGGCGCCGTGCGCCCCGCGATCGCCGTGGCTGCCCAGATAGACCTTGAAGGCGCCGGTGGCCGAGGCGTCGATTTCGTCGGCGCCCAGGAGGAACAGCACGTCCAGCGCCCCGGTCTTGACCATGTCGGTCGCCGACAGGCCGCCCTCGGCGGGCACTAGGCCCATGTCCAGGCCGCCCACGCGCGCGGCGGCGGTGTGCAGCACGTTGAAGCCGTTCCAGCCGTCCGTCACCACGCCCAGCTTGGCCGCCAGCTTGCCGATGGTGTTCAGCGTCGCCGCCCCGCCCTCGCCCGCCAGCGCGCCGGCGCCGACGATGATCGCAGGCCGCTCGGCCTTGGACAGCCAGTCCGACGTCGCCTTGGGCAGCTTGCCCAAAGTCTTCGCTCCAGCCCCCAACCAGTTGTAAACATAGGTGAGATCAACCGGCTGGCCAATCAGGGCGATCTCGGCGCCTCCCTTCAGCCAGGCCTTGCGCAGACGGGCGTTCAGAAGCGGCGCCTCGACGCGCGGATCGGCGCCGATGATCAGCACGGCGTCCGCATGCTCGATTCCGGCGATGCCCGAGTTCATCAGCCAGCCTTCGCGCGGCCCATAGCCCAGCGCCGAGCCGTCCTGACGGCAGTCCGTATTGGCCGAGCCCAGGGCGCGGAACAGGTCCAGCGCCGCCTTCATCGATTCCGCGTCCTGCAGGTCGCCGGCCACCAGGCCGATGCGGTCCGCCGGCGCCACCTTCAGACGCTCCGCCACCGCGGCCAGCGCCTCGTCCCACGAGGCCGGGCGCAGCTTGCCGTTCTCGCGCAGCCAAGGCCGGTCCAGGCGACGCGCCTGCAGGCCGTCGACGGCATAGCGGCTGCGGTCCGACAGCCATTCTTCATTGAT is a window encoding:
- the nuoH gene encoding NADH-quinone oxidoreductase subunit NuoH → MDFWTTPVGWTLATIGGILLVTVGILISLAFLLLADRKIWAGVQMRKGPNVVGPFGLLQSFADFFKFVLKEIIIPAGADKVVFILAPLITFILAFIAWAVIPFAPGWVISDLNVGILYIFAISSLGVYGIIMGGWASNSKYPFLGSLRSAAQMVSYEVSIGLVIINVILLAGTMNLTAIVTQQQGWIWNWFAFGGGAATWPTIIVMFPMAIVFFISALAETNRPPFDLPEAESELVAGYQVEYSSTPYLLFMIGEYANIVFMCAMISLLFFGGWHPGFPTGFLDSWPTFLANLFYLAVFMGKIIFWFIMIAMVKAFVPRYRYDQLMRLGWKIFLPSSLVAVVIVSAWRVFAVGA
- the nuoG gene encoding NADH-quinone oxidoreductase subunit NuoG; protein product: MPVAKVNGVETEFEPGMTVLQVAERAGHEIPRFCYHERLSIAGNCRMCLVEVKPGPPKPQASCALPAAEGQEIFTDTPMVKKAREGVMEFLLINHPLDCPICDQGGECDLQDQAMGYGRDGSRYAENKRAVEEKNMGPTVKTFMTRCIQCTRCVRFITEVAGVPDIGMISRGESAEITTYLEKNIDSELSGNVNDLCPVGALTHRPWQYHYRPWELKKTETIDVMDALGSNIRADSRGAEVMRVLPRVNEGINEEWLSDRSRYAVDGLQARRLDRPWLRENGKLRPASWDEALAAVAERLKVAPADRIGLVAGDLQDAESMKAALDLFRALGSANTDCRQDGSALGYGPREGWLMNSGIAGIEHADAVLIIGADPRVEAPLLNARLRKAWLKGGAEIALIGQPVDLTYVYNWLGAGAKTLGKLPKATSDWLSKAERPAIIVGAGALAGEGGAATLNTIGKLAAKLGVVTDGWNGFNVLHTAAARVGGLDMGLVPAEGGLSATDMVKTGALDVLFLLGADEIDASATGAFKVYLGSHGDRGAHGADVILPGAAYTEKPGLYVNTEGRVQMADRVVFPKGEAKEDWAIIRALSERVGQTLPYDTLDQLRAKLMADHPTFGRVDYLASAGNFDVTALGAKGELGERDFVSPVLDPYLTNPIARASATMAELSAQRVQPVAMAAE